ACGGGGTAGAGCAGGGAGAGGTGGCGGGCGCCGCGGAcgggcagcgcccgcgccgtGTAGTGCCGCACGGCCTCGGGCACCGAGGGGAaggcggcccccgcgcgccccaGCACAAAGTGCCGCTCCCGCGTCCGCGTGAGCTTCACGTGCACGAAGCCTTGGCTGCTCCTGGGGAtggaggggaaactgaggcacggacCCATGCAAGCGTGCAAACCCAACCAGGTGGGctcacacacacgtgtgtaCTCCCAGGGCTGCCCAACCCTGGGCACATCCACGCGCAAGCAACCCCCAGCCCAGGGGCCACCTGTCCCGCCCAGCCAAAGCCCCTCGCCGTGCCCCTGTCACCCCCGGTGCTCTGGCACCACACTCACCGCAGCGAGAGCGAGTAGTCGTCGGGGCTGGTCTCGCAGTCCCGCACCAGGAAGCTGCCCTCGCGGCACAGCGCCAGCAGCGTctcggcgcccgcccgcccgaTGGGGCCGTGGTACCACCTGCGGGGCAGCCCAGTGTCACTTTGGCATCGAGGTGGCCACCGGGGACCTCGGCACCAGGTGGCCAAGGGCACTGGGGCTCTGGCTGTGCCATGGGGCCCCAGCCATGCCATGGGAACCTGTCTGCATTTTGGGGACCAGCCTGTGCAAAAGGGTCCCATCCATGCCCTGGGGCACCCTTCACCCCATGGGGACCCACCAATGCCATGGGGCACCCTCTGCACTATGGGGCGTCCTCTGCACAACAAGGACCTCTCTGGGCTGTGCAGCACCCTCCTTGCCATGGGGGCACCCTCTGTGCTATGTGGCACCTTCTGATCCAGGGGACCTGTCCATGCTGTGGGAACCCATCCATGCCATCAGGGCTCCTTCTGTACTATGTGGCACCCACTATGCTATTGGGACCTGTCTGTGCTACTGAGCACCCTCTGTGCCATGGGGACCCATCAAGACCACGGGTCACCCATCTGCACCATGGGGCACCCTCCATACCATGATGCCTAGGCTGGGCATCAGTGCCATCCGGTAGAGGAGAGAACCTGCTGGTGAGGTGGGTCAGTGCCCCTTGGACTTACGCCTGCTTCTCCAGGGGCAGCGAGGGGTCCACACGCCCCGGGCTGGGTGGGCAGCCTGGCCTGGTGCCTGCGGGGGGCCGGGGCATCCGTGGTGGCTCCCTGGGGCGGCTGGGAGAGTGCTCAGGGCTCTCGAACTGCACTGCGGGGGGGGCAAAGGGAGCTGTCACCCGCCGGTGTGGGCACGCCAGCACCCCTGCGCGGGGCTAGGTGGACCCAGGGGCTGGACCACCGCCTCTCAGCACCAGAGCGTGACGAACCCACATGCTTCCACCACAGGGTTGGCCTTGCCCTGCTGTCCCATCGTGCCCAGGGTGGTACCCAGGGGTGACCGGGGATGCTGGGGCTGGGATGTCCCCAGGGTGGTACCCAGGAGTGATGGAGCAATGCTGGGGCTGGGATGTCCCCAGGGTGGTACCTAGGGGTGACGGAGTGATGCTGGGGCTGGGATGTCCCTGGGATGGTACCCAGGGATGCTGGGGGACACGGTGGCAGGGACGTCCCTGGGATGGTACCCATGGGTGCTGGGGTACGCTGGTGCTGGGATGTCCCTGGGGTGCTACCACGGGTCCGGAGGGACGGCGGCACCTGCGAACGCCCGGGAGATGTGGTCCTTCTTCCACTCCCAGGGCTGGTCGTACTCGTCGGCGGGCCGCTCGTCGTCCCGGGGCAGGCGGCTGTCCCgagccgcggccggccccgcgccctcGCCCGCCGTCTCCCACTCCTCGTACGGCGTGTCGTAGAGCTGCGGACCCCGGCGCGGCCTCACCCGCCGGCCCTCGCGCCCTGCGGAGGGgggggccagggctgggggacgGCGCCGCGGGGGGGCTGGGCGCGCCGGGGCGCCTCTGCCTCCAAGGTGCCCCTCGCCCCCCACGGGGGGCTGGACGGCGGTGGGGACACGGGTGCCCGGCCCTGCCCCAGCTcgggctgccccccccccccgcggccctCACCCACCTTTGGCCTCGCCGGGCTCCTCGCGGCCACCCTCGGGTGCCGGGTCCTGCTCCGCCTCGAAGGGCTCCGAGTACTCGCTCTCGCCGGGGCCCTGCCGGACGGGCACCCCGGGTCGGACGGGATCCCCtgtgccccccccgccccccccatcCTTCCCTGGGTGCCCCcgccgggctggggggggtcTCCCCCGGTCCCCGCATCATGGGTGAGCTCCTGCCCTTCCCAGGGTCCCCCCATCttcagccccccccccaggagcCCCCATacctctccccagcccccccTTCCCAGCCCCCCCAGACCCCGGCCCAGGGCTCCCTGGCTCCCACTCCCGTTCCCCCTCCTCGGTTAcccctgctccccaccccccccagctgcccctCTGCCTCCCCAGGTCCCCTCCCCCTCCAGTGCTCCCCAGTCCCTGCTCCCCAGTCCctccagtgcctcccagtgccccccagtcCCTGCTCCCCAGTCCCTCCTGTTCCCCCAAAGTGCTTCCCAGTGCCCCCTGCTCCCTAGTCCCGCCAGTCTCCCCAAGTTCCTCCCAATGCCCCCCAGTCCCTGCTCCCCAGTCTCTCCAGCCCctccagtgcctcccagtgccccccacTGCCTTCGGGTCcctgctctcccttccctccagtGCCTCCCATTGCCCCCCAGTCTCTGCTCCCCAGTCCCTCCAGTGCCTCCCATTGCCCCCCAGTCTCTGCTCCCCAGTCCCCCCGCTACCTCCCGGCGcccccccgcgctccccgctGCCTCCCGGTCGCTGCTGCCCGGACCCCGCCggctgccccgctgcccccgccgcccccgacCCCCGGCTTCCGCGCtgcccccccggcgccgccggccctaCCTGCTcccgccggcgggggccgccgcccgggcccgcgCCCCCCACGCGGACGAGCCGGTgccggggggaggcggcggggccgcggggggcagccccggggccggggccggcgggcgggggggccccggcggggcggcgctcgccgccgccgccgctgtaGTCGGGctggggcgggcgcgggggggagCGCCGGGCCCCCCGGCCCAGGTACTCCCGGAGCCACTTGGCCATggcgggggcgccgccggcaCCGGGAGCCCCGCGCGCGGAGCGGGACCCCGCgagccgcagccgccgccgccgccgggcaccGGGAGCCGCTTTGTGtcgccgccgcgctcggcgcgGACCGGAGCGagcgaccccccccccgcccgcccgccgcccccgccccgccggggggggggctcagGGCCGGGACGGCGGGTAtcgggatggggggggggggcggaatTGGGGGTCGGGATGGGGGATTTCaggcgggaggggggggcacCGGAATGGGGGCACCGAGGTGAGGGACCCCGGGACGGGGCCTCCGGGACTGGGGGGGTACCGAGCCGGGGGACCGGGACAGGGGACATCGGGATGTGGATACAGGGATGGGGGGGGCACCAGGCCCCCCTGGAGGGACACTGGGATGAGGGTGGCTGGGACCCCCCAGGGTGCTCTGGCTGTaggggggggtggagggaacCCACTCCAGGACCCCCGGACACCGGCACTTCCCCGGCTGCAGGAGCATGGGGAAAAGGCTGGGGGGCTGAGCCCCCGGGGGGTCCCGGCTGGCCCCCCACCAGCTCCAGGAACGTTTTGGGGACCTTTAGCTGCAGCAgggcccccagcaccccccaaCCTCAGGGGGAGCTGGTTCTCAGGAGCAGGAGGCTCTGCCTCCCCCTCTCAGCCCTCCCCAGGATTTGGGGTCTAGGAGCTCAGGTTTGGGTCCACCCTGAGGGGccaggagggctggggggggtcCCTGGCCCCAGCTCAGCCTCTCTTATTGTCCCTTCCCAGAACAAAGGTCTGTCCCAGGCGCACAGCCAGGTTCTGGACGGAGCCGGGGTGCTGTCGGGGGGCACACGTGGCAGCTAGGACGGAGCGGGGGGCACGCGTGTGCCTGCGGGCACATGTAGGAGCAAGGATGCATTCTGCCGGTCTCGCAAAACTACTGTTGACAGATCTCATCACACGCAAATCCCAAGGCGAGAGCCCAAGATCCACCAttaatatttgaagaagctAATTAAAATGCACGTGCAAGGAATGCTAATTGCCACCGGTGCAGCAGGATTGGGgctggaggtgggggggagggatgcCTTTTATCTCCTGCTCCTATAAATGctggctgccccagccccccTGGCCCAGCAACCCACACCAGAGAGCCCCATGTAAGGATCTAAGTGTGGGTTAATCAGGGCTCGTTAATTAGGGTGGGCATCTTGACTAGGAGCCCAGGGACAGTGAGCACATTAGCAAACATGAGTTAGaacaagagaaaggagagcCCCAGGTCGAGGCCCAGCTGGGGCAGACGGGCGCCACGTGCTCCCCCTCCGCGGGCCAGTCTGGCCAAGCCAGGGGTGTGCAGACCCCCTTCTCCAGCTCCATCACCAGGCAGGGTCCTCGGGCCTTCCCCCACCCTGACACGCGTGAGGGTAGGACAAACTCTGCATCTCCCCCTGCCCTGGGGACAAACGGCCACTCCACGGAACAGAAGATGATGAAGAACCAACAGGCTCCGACAAATCCACTTTATTACCTGGCAGTGAGGGGAGGAAACCCAACTGCTCCCTGACCACCAGAAGCAGAGATGACTTTAGCACAGAGCGGGTGGGAGCAGCTGGACTGCAGGAGGGGTCCCCAGCCCTTGGCTGGACccccccagctctgctgtcctCCCCTGTGAGGGCCAGAACTATCTAGATAAGCAGGGCAGGTGTCTCTACCCAGCCAGTGCAGGGACCTGATTCCAGGACAGCAGTAGAATTGAGCCTAACTCTGGCAGCAGAAGAGGCCTGGGGGGGCCACGCCAGATTAAGTGCTGCAGCATTTGGCATCTCATCCAGCAGAGAAATAACAGGGGAACTCAGGCTCCCTTCCAAAGGGGGcaacaggagggaaaagagcCCCATGTGAAGGGgggtggaggggcaggagacacCCCTGGCTAGAGGAGCAGAGGGGGGTGTTTCACTGGCAAAAGAGGGATGTTGagctcctgccttccccttGCTTCCAAAGACACAaggcaggaagggagaaaggccCTGGGATTCCTTTTTAGCAGCTGGAGGGCTGGTGAGTCACACAGTCTTGCACAGGGAAAGCCAGAGCAGGGGAGAGGACAGTAGGGAGCTGCAAAACTGAAAGTGCACTGTCCAGGCAGGCCCTGGGACTCGCGGACACATCacaggagcagggctgggacaCAGCACGCTCCCTGGGGCTGCCTGGAAGCTGAGGCTGCGCACAGCCAGCCTGGGAGAGCATCGGGGCGCTTCACTCGCTGCAACCGAACGGCAATACCCTCGTAAGAGGAAGCTGTTTATCCAGTCCACCCTGTGTTCAGCTTGCTGGTGCTGTTAGCTGGTGACAGCTGCTGTGGTCTGCCAAGGCAGAGCTTGGGCGAGGGTGGCGTTCTCCAGTGCACAGCATTTCCCTTGCAGGATGGCTACACACGCCAGTGCTCCCTGCATGGAGACGCCGGGACTCCAGATGGCCAGGCGGCCTGGAAACCCCGCTGGGGCCTGAACGCAGCGGTGCCAGCTCGGTGCTGGGCTGGCTGTGAAGTGGGAGGGGAGGAACAGCCCACAATCCTCACTCTCAGCCACGGCTCGGTTGCGCGTCAGTCACTCGCGCTGTCCTCGCTGTCCACGTACGCCCCCAACAAGCCGAGGGAGGACGTGGTGCCCGTTGCTGTGGGAAACGAGCCTGGAAGCCAAGCAGAGAGCGCACACTGTCAGGTACAGCCCTCCTTGCCGCCGGCAAACCCCCTGGGCTCAGCTCAACCGCCCGCACAGAACCACGAGCCTGCCGTGCTCGCAAGCCGCAGGCAGCTGCGCACGGCTGGAGTCGAGGCACTGGGAGCGGGAGTCCGAGTAGTGTCTCATCCCCTGGCCTGAATCTCAATGAGGACAACAAGGTTAAAATGGGCAGACAAGGAGATCCCGCACCCTCCCTTCCCCACTCCCCCGGCACTTCCTCAGCTGCAGCCTCTCGTCTCTGCCCTGTGGCAACAGGGAGGAAGCAGCAAGGTTAGCCCAAGGTTTGCAAAACCCTCTCCCTAAATGAGCGGCGCTGGGAGGGGAGTGTGCccagctgctcttctccccATTACACCACCAGGGAGGTTTCAGCCactggagaggaagagagaagccagcTCTTGGTTTCAGCTATGCAAGCTGCCAGCTGCAAGCATGCAGCAGCATTGTGGGCAGAGCACCCCGTGCCAGCTTCGAGCCGAGTCCTTGAAGGACTCCAGCACAGTCAGGGCTGAACAGACCTTGACAGCAGCCAGGAGCAGGTGGCTGCACAAAGAATACGAAGAGAAGGGGCAAATACAGAGCTGTCTTTCCCCAGGGGTTCCCTCAGGGCAGAGGGGCTTCCTAAGCCAACTACTGAATCAGCCCAGTCGATAAATTTACCAGGTCCTTCCTCAAACCCACAGGCCCTCTGCCTTCCTAGGGCAGTGAACTATGAGGTGTTAGAAAGCCTGTCTGCTTGTTTTCATGTCTTTGGAGGTATTCAATTCCCAAATTTGGTAGGTTTTAAAATAGAGCCCAAAACCAGAGCaattttcttgctgttgcaATCGTATCTCACTACTGTGATGGTTCCCAGAATTATATCTGAGCActaaaaagctgttttgaagcTTATGACCCTGCCAGTGTCTCCAAGGTCCTGGCCTGCTGCCAAAGGCTAGGAAGGAACCTCTTCTCCCTCTAGTACGTTAGGTGCTACGTGGTCTCCTGGAAACAAGGACAACCCCCCTTCCTACACCACCACGGTCACATCTGTCCCACAACAAAGACTTGACCTGAGCGCGTTCAGGCTCTGAAGACGATGCAGGGCTAAATGCCACTTTGGCGCTGCCAGATCCCTCCCCAGTCACTCGGCTCAGACAAGCAAGTCCGATCCCCAGGATGGCAGTTaccagtgctggctgcagcgCCTTGCTTCTCTGTCCCATTAGCCAGGGTGTCACCTGGCTTCGGCTTCCTCACTGTGACCAGCCTGGCTAGCTGGGGTTTGCTGTTCAACGTGCCCACGCTCCGTTCCCAGCTTTCAGTTTTCAACTTCTTAGCTTGGGACTGGGGGTCCTGTGGAGGGGAACAGGGGCATTAGGTGGATGGGGGAGGAGGACTGCAGCACAGactgcaggaaaacagaaaagagcaagagaTGTGGGGAGAGCCTCCTGGAGCAGCCAAGGGATGCATCCTCCCCCAGGGTGACTAGCACAAGTTAGACAAACAACACGGATAGCTAGCATGGATGTAAACAGCTGCAGAATAGCCCTGGGAGATGAACGTCCCATTGCCTGTGACAGTTAGATCTAGGCTAGCAGAGTCACTGAACAGCCCTCGGATAATGAGGGGCCTGATGCACGTCACAGGGCTGTCCAACCAGGACTGCCTGCCTGCAGGTGGTCCAGTCACTAAAATCAAACTCTCTGGGGCTGCAGATTAGTGCTGGGCCAGGGAACATTGCTCAGATTAACCTCAGCCCAGCTTAGGAACAAGGCAGCTTTGATTCGTCCGAATAGACAGAGGTCCCAACAGACACAGATCGACATCAAAAAACGACAGTGCTAGGGGGCCTGTCTGTAGGGATAATCCCTCCCCTGGAAGCCAAGCACTGAAAGCTCTTTTGTCCGGTCTATCTCCAACATAAAGCAGAACAGAACTGAAGGAGAGGCTGTCCCAGGCACTTGTTTCACTGCTGCTGATTTTCCAGAGTGGTGAAATCATGCCTGAGGGACGACCAAAGCACTGGCGAGCACAACCTTTCcaagatgcaaagaaaaacGTAGCCATGTCCCCAGCAAGGGCAGGGGGCAACTCTCTCCCAGCCGAGACCATCTCCTTTTTCAGCAGATACAGACTAAAATCACCAGCTGATCCCTCTCTCATTTCAGTCCAGCACACAGGGACATAAGCTTTGTAAGCTGCTCATGCATGACCAGCGTTAGGACTCTAGCCTCTACACAGAGCAGGGACAGAAGGGACAACACAGCCACACAGCACAGCAGTTTTGGGTTGGGGGAGGAGACGTGGCAGTGGAAAAGGCTCTGTCCCCACCCTCACCTCCTGAAGGATGTCTGTAGGTTTAACTTTTGCCACTGGCTTTGCGTGGACTTTAGCAGGCTCTTCATCAGAGTCGGAGTCGACCAGTAGCCGCCGGTTCTGGGCCTGCTCCAGCATCGCTCTGCAAGAAGAGGGGCCCCATGCAGTGGGTTAGAGCCAGCTCCACATCACCACGTGAGCAGTGGCGCTGGCAGGGCTCAGTGCCTGCACTCTCTGTT
This sequence is a window from Rhea pennata isolate bPtePen1 chromosome 27, bPtePen1.pri, whole genome shotgun sequence. Protein-coding genes within it:
- the SHD gene encoding LOW QUALITY PROTEIN: SH2 domain-containing adapter protein D (The sequence of the model RefSeq protein was modified relative to this genomic sequence to represent the inferred CDS: substituted 1 base at 1 genomic stop codon); this translates as MAKWLREYLGRGARRSPPRPPQPDYSGGGGERRPAGAPPPAGPGPGAAPRGPAASPRHRLVRVGGAGPGGGPRRREQGPGESEYSEPFEAEQDPAPEGGREEPGEAKGGXGPRGGGGRRVRPRRGPQLYDTPYEEWETAGEGAGPAAARDSRLPRDDERPADEYDQPWEWKKDHISRAFAVQFESPEHSPSRPREPPRMPRPPAGTRPGCPPSPGRVDPSLPLEKQAWYHGPIGRAGAETLLALCREGSFLVRDCETSPDDYSLSLRSSQGFVHVKLTRTRERHFVLGRAGAAFPSVPEAVRHYTARALPVRGARHLSLLYPVAAQPL